A portion of the Pararge aegeria chromosome 10, ilParAegt1.1, whole genome shotgun sequence genome contains these proteins:
- the LOC120626819 gene encoding odorant receptor 94b-like, with translation MKTNLSYNCLAPHLLNLRIAGCFYIDRGSPKLHKIFHLCFMGVTISCMLLFTAQQAIKVFKVRDDMDKVMETMFLFLTHTDSIYKQAVTLLRAKEIQELLDIMKGPLFNQGEPDHEKYFQETARHGKLLLQADNYMALCTCFLWVLYPFILHVQGKLVEFAIWLPYDANVDPNFYLTTLYVWILTSWLAFCNTTIDVTVAFFLAQCKTQLSILRNNLIFFVERSKKECSVTKEGFADVVRIRFENIVKHHVQIIYFTRKIQEIFGIVLAYQFLISGWIICTSVYRMVDVNPASVQCWSMVLYICCILMQASLYCYYGNEVTYESQKLMESAYFMDWLDTPLEHRYNLIFFMERAKKPIVPLAGFIIPLSNDTFVSIVRSSYSFYALLRNTGKK, from the exons ATGAAGACCAATTTGTCATATAACTGTCTGGCAcctcatttattaaatttacgcATTGCCGGCTGTTTTTATATTGATCGGGGGTCGCCAAAATTGCACAAAATTTTTCACTTATGCTTCATGGGTGTTACTATTTCATGCATGCTTCTTTTTACCGCACAGCAGGCCATTAAAGTTTTTAAG GTAAGGGATGATATGGATAAAGTTATGGAGACAATGTTTTTATTCCTCACCCATACCGATTCGATTTACAAGCAAGCTGTGACCTTGTTAAGAGCGAAAGAAATTCAGGAACTATTGGATATCATGAAAg GTCCATTGTTCAACCAAGGAGAGCCTGACCACGAAAAATATTTCCAAGAAACAGCACGCCACGGAAAACTTCTTCTGCAAGCTGACAACTATATGGCTTTATGTACTTGTTTCCTTTGGGTTCTATATCCATTTATCCTACACGTCCAAGGAAAATTAGTGGAGTTCGCAATCTGGCTACCGTATGACGCCAACGTAGATCCGAA TTTCTACCTGACGACATTGTATGTATGGATTTTAACTTCTTGGTTGGCGTTTTGTAACACAACAATTGACGTAACAGTTGCTTTTTTCTTGGCACAATGTAAAACACAACTTTCCATACTCAG aaataacCTTATCTTTTTCGTTGAGAGGAGCAAAAAAGAATGTTCAGTCACAAAGGAAGGTTTTGCAGATGTTGTGCGCATACGCTTTGAAAATATAGTAAAACACCACGTACAAATTATATA CTTTACAAGAAAAATTCAAGAAATATTTGGTATTGTCCTGGCATATCAGTTCTTAATTAGTGGTTGGATCATATGTACTTCTGTTTATAGAATGGTTGACGTAA ATCCAGCTTCGGTCCAATGTTGGTCAAtggttttatatatttgttgcATTCTCATGCAAGCATCCTTGTACTGCTACTACGGTAATGAAGTCACTTATGAG AGTCAAAAACTTATGGAATCCGCTTATTTTATGGACTGGTTAGACACCCCACTCGAACATCGATATAACCTCATTTTTTTCATGGAAAGAGCGAAGAAACCTATTGTACCTCTTGCAGGGTTCATAATTCCACTTTCTAATGATACATTTGTTTCG atTGTCAGAAGTTCTTACTCATTTTATGCTCTTTTGAGGAACACCGGGAAAAAGTAA
- the LOC120626781 gene encoding trans-Golgi network integral membrane protein 1-like, which translates to MHIYFIAIFIIHGCHHGTGHPVVVAKDASLLQNLANTCENHFLAETIRNKVNNCTMNGSVTNQADLECYMFYDINTRLCAALGHSELDLQADYNSKMQKSQNVAALCAGAKDWKFATIHPNPALSVLVKVFSDPVNCQKLCGVGELLSQDANYYCKYFKWGTEVIHILAPAQTLPIQEINKISAAGAPVLSHGKNDATAPSINTNNVSVSSTNIEVNSDNTKLTKPVESKKEDSLEKSVQEQQEVPTSTANQTSGLEKTSAISNGGKIIKPSTVPVRVSSVKNELEHPAVEEEPPKKDEVEKNGVPLEDPKDLTDVKGKLDDINPEDDENDNDDYDQHDETVDKINKNDNGGVESDPDVVFKSNNNPSLKIESITFPPQKVPDMYQNGIPDSYTDDEDHFFPIFLTGIILVVLLYILYHNKSKFTKVILGLLVEGRQSSRRRNSRGHAYRRLDTLEQAMNSNTAAPPSKIIY; encoded by the exons atgcatatttattttattgcaatatttataatacatggATGTCACCATGGCACAGGGCACCCTGTGGTGGTGGCCAAAGACGCAAGCCTATTACAAAACCTTGCGAATACTTGTGAAAACCACTTCCTCGCCGAAACAATCCGAAACAAAGTTAATAATTGCACAATGAATGGATCGGTCACTAATCAGGCTGATCTAGAGTGTTACATGTTTTACGACATAAACACCCGGCTATGTGCAGCGTTAGGGCATTCAGAACTAGATTTACAAGCGGACTACAATAGTAAAATGCAGAAGAGCCAAAATGTTGCTGCATTGTGTGCTGGCGCTAAAGATTGGAAGTTCGCTACCATACACCCCAATCCTGCTTTAAGCGTGCTAGTTAAAGTATTCAGTGATCCAGTGAATTGTCAAAAATTATGTGGTGTTGGTGAACTTCTCAGTCAAGATGCTAACTACTATTGCAAATACTTCAAATGGGGTACAGAGGTGATACACATTTTGGCACCTGCACAAACATTGCCAATACAAGAAATCAATAAAATCTCGGCTGCTGGAGCCCCAGTCTTGAGTCATGGTAAAAACGATGCTACTGCACCATCTATCAATACTAATAATGTGTCTGTATCCTCAACCAATATAGAAGTAAATTCTGATAACACTAAGCTGACAAAACCTGTTGAATCTAAGAAAGAAGATAGTTTAGAAAAGTCAGTGCAGGAACAACAGGAGGTACCCACATCAACTGCTAATCAGACCTCAGGGCTGGAAAAAACATCTGCAATTAGCAATGGTGGGAAAATAATTAAACCATCTACAGTCCCAGTCAGAGTTTCATCGGTAAAAAATGAATTGGAGCACCCAGCTGTTGAAGAGGAACCACCTAAGAAAGATGAAGTGGAAAAAAATGGAGTGCCATTGGAAGATCCTAAGGATTTGACTGATGTTAAAGGAAAACTTGACGATATAAATCCAGAGGACGATGAAAATGATAACGATG ATTACGATCAACATGACGAAACAGTGGATAAGATTAACAAAAATGACA ATGGTGGAGTAGAATCTGATCCAGATGTTGTGTTCAAGAGCAACAATAATCCTAGTTTGAAAATTGAGTCGATTACGTTTCCTCCTCAAAAAG tTCCAGACATGTACCAAAACGGCATCCCAGACTCGTACACAGATGATGAGGACCACTTCTTCCCGATTTTCTTGACCGGAATAATCCTTGTGGTCTTGCTGTACATATTGTATCACAATAAAAGCAAATTCACTAAAGTG ATTTTAGGTCTTCTTGTGGAAGGTAGGCAATCAAGTCGACGAAGAAACAGCAGAGGCCACGCCTACCGACGCTTGGACACACTGGAACAAGCCATGAACTCCAATACAGCGGCGCCGCCAAGTAAAATTATATACTGA